In Chloroflexota bacterium, one genomic interval encodes:
- a CDS encoding AtpZ/AtpI family protein: MVDVLRLLGFGWYFGLCIVGGVVGGYFLDKWLDTKPLFILIGLALGGAAGFYGLYKLLLPLYQADRLDEGK; encoded by the coding sequence ATGGTTGATGTCCTCCGGCTCCTGGGATTCGGGTGGTATTTCGGACTGTGCATCGTTGGAGGTGTCGTCGGAGGATACTTTTTGGATAAATGGCTGGATACAAAGCCGCTCTTTATCCTGATTGGGTTGGCGCTTGGCGGAGCGGCCGGTTTTTATGGACTCTACAAATTGCTGTTGCCCTTGTATCAAGCCGATAGGCTGGACGAGGGCAAGTAG